Proteins from one Fragaria vesca subsp. vesca linkage group LG6, FraVesHawaii_1.0, whole genome shotgun sequence genomic window:
- the LOC101302572 gene encoding putative F-box/LRR-repeat protein At5g41840-like isoform 2 — protein MASKPKKRAIAGCEGEGGGCSESKSMIDRLSDPPDQVAHHILSFLTVVDLVRLCCVSKRWRELSLSAPCLNFDDIPSSCRSTCYDRLQLMTYLERFLFHRGDNKVQSFHVNWERHYMDENETVCICSSEHYRLLTWINCAVRCNVEVLDLKMALYDPEEAPFPSSVFLCGTLKSLVVDMNFTLLRTPSFGFSSNLSKLQLKDVVIEDERFFKWISCSCKFIQELHLDQVRGIETISIASSSLKIFRFFDVFNTSHLSISGEKLEDIVVGWYVESPSNSSLNICAPNLKVLSWSGKLMNHLSLGKFRCLEAAVLRLRPDADEVDKVYEVLCSLCKVRALMLDEATIKAPFSKGSMRAPISNIHCLTMDTGRITDELVPAIASLFKGLPNLYILCVQYKPPLDGPQSNTSGFDMGYWKLQNLAFIDQLKDSDAVTKKLMGSKIVSGATVVYREREKRG, from the exons ATGGCGTCGAAGCCTAAGAAAAGGGCTATTGCTGGTTGTGAGGGTGAGGGAGGAGGTTGTAGTGAGAGTAAGAGCATGATAGACAGACTTAGTGATCCGCCGGATCAGGTTGCTCATCACATTCTCTCGTTCCTAACTGTAGTTGACCTCGTTCGGCTGTGTTGTGTGTCGAAAAGATGGAGAGAGCTTTCTCTGTCAGCGCCGTGTTTGAATTTTGATGACATTCCATCGAGTTGTAGATCCACATGCTATGACCGGCTGCAGTTGATGACTTATTTGGAGAGGTTCTTGTTTCATCGTGGGGATAATAAGGTACAGTCTTTTCATGTGAACTGGGAAAGGCATTATATGGACGAAAATGAAACTGTGTGCATCTGTTCGAGTGAGCATTATCGACTCCTTACATGGATTAACTGTGCAGTGAGGTGTAATGTTGAAGTGCTTGACCTTAAGATGGCTCTGTATGATCCTGAGGAGGCACCATTTCCGTCTAGCGTCTTTCTCTGTGGAACTTTGAAGTCGTTAGTGGTGGACATGAATTTTACTCTTCTTAGAACGCCCTCGTTTGGGTTTTCCTCAAATCTCTCTAAGTTGCAGTTGAAAGATGTTGTAATAGAGGATGAGCGGTTTTTCAAATGGATCTCGTGTTCCTGCAAGTTCATTCAGGAATTACATCTTGATCAAGTTCGTGGAATTGAAACTATCAGCATTGCGAGCTCGTCTTTGAAAATATTTAGATTTTTCGATGTGTTCAACACCTCCCATCTTAGCATATCAGGTGAGAAACTTGAAGACATAGTTGTGGGCTGGTATGTTGAATCACCTAGCAACAGTTCTTTAAATATTTGTGCCCCAAATCTGAAGGTTTTGAGTTGGAGTGGGAAGTTGATGAATCACCTATCTCTGGGAAAGTTCAGATGTTTGGAAGCTGCTGTGCTTCGTCTAAGGCCTGATGCAGATGAAGTGGACAAAGTGTATGAGGTTCTTTGCAGTTTGTGCAAGGTTAGAGCTCTTATGCTAGATGAAGCAACCATTAAG GCTCCATTCAGTAAAGGATCGATGCGAGCTCCAATATCTAATATTCATTGTTTGACAATGGATACTGGACGCATTACTGACGAGTTGGTTCCGGCAATAGCTTCTCTCTTCAAAGGATTGCCTAATCTCTATATTCTTTGTGTACAGTATAAACCCCCTCTAGATGGTCCTCAATCTAAT ACATCTGGGTTTGATATGGGTTACTGGAAGCTGCAAAATCTTGCTTTTATTGATCAGCTGAAG GATTCAGATGCAGTTACAAAGAAGTTAATGGGAAGCAAGATAGTATCCGGTGCTACGGTTGTCTATCGTGAAAGAGAGAAAAGAGGATAA
- the LOC101303048 gene encoding putative F-box/FBD/LRR-repeat protein At5g22610-like, giving the protein MKHKRKSRNGEVDRFSKLPKEILHHILSRLVIRDLARFCCVSSTCKELALSAPSVSIGGYNCGFDIDEMPCELRLKLVNALDRFLISRGDNKLQKFSLSWQGHCEDEMEDPPCFCVNESFRMITWIQNAVRCNVEKLSVNMTFYEPDGELLPFPCCVFKCASLRSLNVEMSFAVLKAPSFSFSSNLETLELSDVDIADEGFFKWISCSCKLLKKLILARLNGINIITIESSSLEDFFYIHYEVLNTSYLNISGEKIEKINIDCRYSPRSTLLNIIAPKVKYLMLEGNVKNNLNLGDLDCLQEASIIMEPIVYEFDKASEVLSSLCSVEVLILNEAIIKAAYREERMHAQLDKIWCLRINTGSFADDLVPAVVSLLRGTPNLCTLYMCYEPTSLDPKSNTSGFNKKYWKKQNLNFISEVEEVTIELSAGSNGIEFARYVLEHAKSLEKMVIRYLTRESSVKKKLRKSCMISNAAVIFKKYRASVDPLSHY; this is encoded by the exons ATGAAACACAAGCGCAAGAGTAGAAATGGTGAGGTTGACAGGTTTAGCAAGCTTCCGAAGGAAATCCTTCATCACATTCTTTCTAGGCTTGTGATTCGCGACCTGGCTCGCTTCTGCTGCGTGTCCAGTACATGCAAAGAACTAGCTCTGTCCGCTCCGTCTGTGAGTATTGGTGGATATAATTGTGGATTTGATATAGATGAGATGCCGTGCGAGCTTCGGTTGAAGCTGGTGAATGCATTGGATAGGTTCTTGATTAGTCGTGGGGATAATAAGTTGCAGAAATTTAGTCTTAGTTGGCAGGGTCATTGTGAGGACGAGATGGAGGACCCTCCGTGCTTCTGTGTTAATGAGAGCTTCCGAATGATCACCTGGATCCAGAATGCTGTGAGGTGTAATGTTGAAAAGCTTTCTGTTAACATGACATTTTATGAGCCTGATGGGGAACTTTTACCATTTCCGTGTTGTGTCTTTAAATGTGCATCTTTGAGGTCTCTAAATGTGGAAATGTCGTTTGCGGTTCTTAAAGCACCCTCCTTTTCATTCTCCTCTAATCTTGAGACCTTGGAATTGAGCGATGTTGATATTGCAGATGAGGGGTTTTTCAAGTGGATCTCATGTTCGTGCAAGCTACTTAAGAAATTGATTCTTGCGAGACTTAATGGGATAAATATTATCACCATTGAAAGCTCATCTTTGGAAGATTTTTTCTATATTCATTATGAGGTGTTAAATACTTCCTATCTTAACATTTCTGGTGAGAAGATTGAAAAAATAAATATTGACTGCCGTTATTCACCTAGAAGCACCCTGTTGAACATTATTGCTCCAAAAGTTAAATATTTGATGTTGGAAGGGAATGTGAAAAATAACCTGAATCTGGGAGACTTAGATTGTCTACAAGAAGCTTCTATTATTATGGAGCCTATAGTATATGAGTTTGACAAAGCATCTGAGGTTCTTTCCAGTTTGTGCAGTGTGGAAGTTCTTATTCTCAATGAAGCTATCATCAAG GCTGCTTACAGGGAGGAGCGCATGCATGCTCAATTAGATAAGATTTGGTGCTTGCGAATAAATACTGGTAGCTTTGCTGATGATCTAGTCCCGGCAGTTGTCTCTCTCTTAAGAGGAACCCCAAATTTGTGTACCTTATACATGTGTTATGAACCAACTTCACTTGACCCTAAATCTAAT ACATCTGGGTTCAATAAGAAGTATTGGAAGAAGCAAAACCTGAATTTTATTTCTGAGGTTGAGGAAGTTACTATAGAGCTCAGTGCTGGATCTAATGGGATTGAGTTTGCAAGGTATGTTCTTGAGCATGCAAAGAGCCTGGAGAAGATGGTCATTAGGTATTTAACTCGTGAATCAAGTGTTAAAAAGAAGTTAAGAAAGAGTTGCATGATCTCCAATGCCGCAGTTATTTTTAAGAAATATCGAGCTTCAGTTGACCCACTTAGCCATTACTGA
- the LOC101302282 gene encoding (-)-alpha-pinene synthase-like: protein MSTQLASRFVIKRTSASLSIQTPKIVNPEILRRTAIYHPSIWGDRFSNYEESQDPMTRSLLQKQVNQLKVVVKREVFRNASSDFSTQMKSIDAMQRLGIAYHFERDIENALEQAHAACVHDGNLYNVALRFRLLREHGYNVSSDIFKRFKDANDNFKEGLTSDLPGMLSFYEATHLRIHGEDILEDGLHFTTAHLESSANDVNHPLAAQITQALERPLRKFPERLYARHYISIFPDDPKSLHHEAVALLLKLAKLDFNLVQSLHKKELSEIIRWWDELDFERELPFARNRIVELYFWTLGVYAEPQYSKARHFLTKAIAFGSVLDDIYDAYGSFEELKIFTEAIQRWDVNCIDELPDYMKIFYRRLFILCNEIEVEMVKQGKSYRVHFAKEIIKAQARLYFAEAQWLHENYTPSMDEYMEVSVRSVGNSFLSTMSLVGMGDIVTKDAFEWLANHPKILRASNIIFRLMDDLVSGKFEKEREHIASSIDCYMKQYGVSEQETVDIFNKKVVDSWKDINEEFLRPTAVPVPVLTRVLNLTRVVDLLYKKDDEYTRVGDVMKDGVASLLIHPVPS, encoded by the exons ATGTCAACCCAATTAGCTTCTCGTTTTGTCATCAAAAGAACATCAGCTTCTCTTTCAATCCAAACACCAAAAATTGTTAACCCTGAAATCCTTCGGCGCACTGCGATTTATCACCCTAGCATCTGGGGAGATCGGTTCAGCAACTATGAAGAATCCCAGGACCCT ATGACTCGATCCCTTCTGCAAAAGCAGGTTAATCAATTGAAAGTAGTAGTGAAAAGGGAAGTTTTCAGAAATGCTTCAAGTGACTTTTCGACTCAGATGAAGTCAATCGATGCGATGCAGCGTCTCGGCATTGCATACCATTTCGAAAGAGACATAGAGAACGCACTCGAGCAGGCTCATGCTGCATGTGTTCATGATGGTAACTTGTACAATGTTGCTCTTCGTTTTCGATTATTGCGGGAACATGGATATAATGTTTCATCTG ATATATTCAAGAGGTTCAAAGATGCAAATGATAACTTCAAGGAAGGCTTGACTTCCGATCTGCCCGGTATGCTAAGTTTTTATGAGGCAACACATCTAAGGATCCATGGTGAAGATATTCTAGAAGATGGTCTACATTTCACTACAGCTCACCTTGAGTCATCTGCAAACGATGTAAATCATCCACTGGCAGCCCAGATAACTCAAGCCTTAGAGAGACCGCTACGAAAATTTCCAGAGAGATTATACGCGAGGCATTACATATCAATCTTCCCGGATGATCCAAAATCTTTGCATCATGAAGCAGTAGCTTTATTATTGAAACTTGCAAAGTTAGATTTCAATCTTGTTCAGTCTTTACACAAGAAGGAGCTCAGTGAGATTATTAGATGGTGGGATGAACTAGATTTTGAAAGGGAGCTACCATTCGCGAGAAATAGGATTGTTGAGCTGTACTTTTGGACATTGGGAGTATATGCTGAACCCCAGTACTCAAAGGCAAGACATTTCTTAACAAAAGCTATTGCATTTGGATCAGTTTTGGATGACATCTACGATGCATATGGTTCATTCGAAGAACTCAAAATATTTACTGAAGCAATTCAAAG GTGGGATGTCAATTGTATAGATGAACTGCCAGACTATATGAAGATCTTCTATCGTAGACTGTTCATTTTGTGCAATGAAATTGAGGTGGAGATGGTGAAGCAAGGAAAATCATACCGAGTTCACTTCGCAAAAGAAATT ATAAAAGCTCAAGCTCGACTATACTTTGCGGAGGCACAGTGGCTTCATGAAAACTACACTCCAAGTATGGACGAGTATATGGAGGTCTCTGTACGTTCGGTTGGAAACAGTTTCCTTTCGACAATGTCGCTAGTCGGAATGGGAGACATTGTAACCAAGGATGCATTTGAGTGGTTGGCAAATCACCCTAAAATTCTTAGAGCTTCCAATATTATTTTTAGGCTCATGGATGACCTTGTTTCCGGCAAG TTTGAGAAAGAGAGAGAGCATATTGCTTCAAGTATTGATTGTTACATGAAGCAATATGGGGTATCGGAGCAAGAGACGGTTGATATTTTTAACAAAAAAGTTGTAGATTCGTGGAAGGATATAAACGAAGAGTTTTTGAGACCGACTGCTGTTCCTGTGCCAGTGCTTACTCGTGTTCTTAACCTAACCAGAGTTGTTGATCTTCTTTACAAAAAGGATGATGAGTACACACGAGTGGGAGATGTGATGAAAGATGGTGTTGCCTCCCTCCTAATTCATCCGGTACCATCGTGA
- the LOC101302572 gene encoding putative F-box/LRR-repeat protein At5g41840-like isoform 1, with product MASKPKKRAIAGCEGEGGGCSESKSMIDRLSDPPDQVAHHILSFLTVVDLVRLCCVSKRWRELSLSAPCLNFDDIPSSCRSTCYDRLQLMTYLERFLFHRGDNKVQSFHVNWERHYMDENETVCICSSEHYRLLTWINCAVRCNVEVLDLKMALYDPEEAPFPSSVFLCGTLKSLVVDMNFTLLRTPSFGFSSNLSKLQLKDVVIEDERFFKWISCSCKFIQELHLDQVRGIETISIASSSLKIFRFFDVFNTSHLSISGEKLEDIVVGWYVESPSNSSLNICAPNLKVLSWSGKLMNHLSLGKFRCLEAAVLRLRPDADEVDKVYEVLCSLCKVRALMLDEATIKAPFSKGSMRAPISNIHCLTMDTGRITDELVPAIASLFKGLPNLYILCVQYKPPLDGPQSNTSGFDMGYWKLQNLAFIDQLKVVSIELCNDSNVIDLARYILECAQNLLQMIVISPPQDSDAVTKKLMGSKIVSGATVVYREREKRG from the exons ATGGCGTCGAAGCCTAAGAAAAGGGCTATTGCTGGTTGTGAGGGTGAGGGAGGAGGTTGTAGTGAGAGTAAGAGCATGATAGACAGACTTAGTGATCCGCCGGATCAGGTTGCTCATCACATTCTCTCGTTCCTAACTGTAGTTGACCTCGTTCGGCTGTGTTGTGTGTCGAAAAGATGGAGAGAGCTTTCTCTGTCAGCGCCGTGTTTGAATTTTGATGACATTCCATCGAGTTGTAGATCCACATGCTATGACCGGCTGCAGTTGATGACTTATTTGGAGAGGTTCTTGTTTCATCGTGGGGATAATAAGGTACAGTCTTTTCATGTGAACTGGGAAAGGCATTATATGGACGAAAATGAAACTGTGTGCATCTGTTCGAGTGAGCATTATCGACTCCTTACATGGATTAACTGTGCAGTGAGGTGTAATGTTGAAGTGCTTGACCTTAAGATGGCTCTGTATGATCCTGAGGAGGCACCATTTCCGTCTAGCGTCTTTCTCTGTGGAACTTTGAAGTCGTTAGTGGTGGACATGAATTTTACTCTTCTTAGAACGCCCTCGTTTGGGTTTTCCTCAAATCTCTCTAAGTTGCAGTTGAAAGATGTTGTAATAGAGGATGAGCGGTTTTTCAAATGGATCTCGTGTTCCTGCAAGTTCATTCAGGAATTACATCTTGATCAAGTTCGTGGAATTGAAACTATCAGCATTGCGAGCTCGTCTTTGAAAATATTTAGATTTTTCGATGTGTTCAACACCTCCCATCTTAGCATATCAGGTGAGAAACTTGAAGACATAGTTGTGGGCTGGTATGTTGAATCACCTAGCAACAGTTCTTTAAATATTTGTGCCCCAAATCTGAAGGTTTTGAGTTGGAGTGGGAAGTTGATGAATCACCTATCTCTGGGAAAGTTCAGATGTTTGGAAGCTGCTGTGCTTCGTCTAAGGCCTGATGCAGATGAAGTGGACAAAGTGTATGAGGTTCTTTGCAGTTTGTGCAAGGTTAGAGCTCTTATGCTAGATGAAGCAACCATTAAG GCTCCATTCAGTAAAGGATCGATGCGAGCTCCAATATCTAATATTCATTGTTTGACAATGGATACTGGACGCATTACTGACGAGTTGGTTCCGGCAATAGCTTCTCTCTTCAAAGGATTGCCTAATCTCTATATTCTTTGTGTACAGTATAAACCCCCTCTAGATGGTCCTCAATCTAAT ACATCTGGGTTTGATATGGGTTACTGGAAGCTGCAAAATCTTGCTTTTATTGATCAGCTGAAGGTAGTCAGCATTGAACTTTGCAATGACTCCAATGTAATTGATTTAGCAAGGTATATTCTCGAGTGCGCTCAGAATTTGCTGCAAATGATTGTTATTTCTCCACCCCAGGATTCAGATGCAGTTACAAAGAAGTTAATGGGAAGCAAGATAGTATCCGGTGCTACGGTTGTCTATCGTGAAAGAGAGAAAAGAGGATAA
- the LOC101303834 gene encoding putative F-box/LRR-repeat protein At3g49150-like, giving the protein MSQRRKLGEISSYEGEGGCGENESGIDRFSDLPDHVAHHILSFLALPDLSRVCCVSKRCGELCIFAPSLNFDEFPSDAMSTCGGRLNLLTYLERFLFHGGDNKIQSFRVRWERHYMDEDATPCICDNEHYRLSTWIQNAVWCNVEVLDLKMNLYDTELMCLPSCGFLCAHLWSLVVDMTIAVIKTPSSAFSSNLKYLELRNVYIEDDDFFKWISHSCKCIEDLHLGQLHGVERITLLRPSLKRFSFICGSLDHMMSHISISSEKLVDLQICWTFDSPSNKSLNMDAPNLKCFKWIGNLMKYPNLGKLECLKTAAVCLVPEEDDLDKVHEFLWSLRRAPSLMLNEVAIKASFRDASVPASLYDTSYLSLNIKSFPDDLVPALVCVLRRTPKLSLLCIQSEPPQDPQSNTFGYNMEYWKLQDLAFTNQLKHAIIELCRGSNGIEFAKYVLKYAPNMLRMVVICLPVDLKEVTTKLKKIRRISNAALVIQKK; this is encoded by the exons ATGAGCCAAAGGCGTAAGTTGGGGGAGATTTCGAGTTACGAGGGTGAAGGAGGTTGTGGTGAGAATGAGAGTGGGATAGACAGATTTAGCGATCTTCCGGATCATGTTGCACATCACATTCTTTCCTTCCTGGCTTTGCCGGACCTTAGTCGTGTGTGTTGTGTGTCCAAAAGGTGTGGGGAACTTTGTATATTTGCTCCTTCATTGAATTTTGATGAGTTCCCCTCGGATGCTATGTCCACGTGTGGTGGGCGGTTGAATTTGTTGACTTATTTGGAGAGGTTCTTGTTTCATGGTGGGGATAATAAGATACAGTCGTTTCGTGTCCGTTGGGAACGTCATTATATGGATGAAGATGCGACACCATGTATCTGTGATAATGAGCATTATCGATTGAGCACGTGGATCCAGAATGCAGTATGGTGTAATGTTGAAGTGCTTGATCTTAAGATGAATTTATATGATACTGAGTTGATGTGTTTGCCATCTTGTGGGTTTCTCTGTGCACATTTGTGGTCTCTGGTCGTAGACATGACTATTGCGGTCATCAAGACCCCATCTTCTGCCTTTTCCTCTAATCTCAAGTACTTGGAGTTGAGGAATGTTTATATAGAAGATGATGATTTTTTCAAGTGGATCTCACATTCCTGCAAGTGCATTGAGGATTTACATCTTGGTCAACTTCATGGGGTAGAACGCATCACCCTTTTAAGGCCATCTTTGAAAAGGTTTAGTTTCATTTGTGGCTCTCTGGATCATATGATGAGCCATATTAGTATCTCAAGTGAGAAACTTGTGGACTTACAAATTTGCTGGACATTTGATTCACCTAGCAACAAATCCTTAAATATGGACGCCCCAAATCTTAAATGTTTCAAATGGATTGGAAATTTGATGAAATACCCAAACCTGGGAAAGCTAGAATGCTTAAAAACGGCTGCTGTTTGTCTGGTGCCTGAAGAAGATGACTTGGACAAGGTGCATGAGTTTCTTTGGAGTTTACGCAGGGCTCCATCTCTTATGCTAAATGAAGTGGCCATTAAG GCTTCATTTAGGGATGCATCTGTGCCGGCTTCATTGTATGATACTTCTTATTTGTCTTTGAATATCAAAAGCTTTCCTGATGACCTGGTCCCGGCATTGGTCTGTGTCTTAAGAAGAACGCCTAAACTGAGTTTGTTATGCATACAGTCTGAACCACCACAGGACCCTCAATCTAAT ACATTTGGGTATAATATGGAATACTGGAAGCTGCAAGACCTGGCTTTTACTAATCAACTTAAGCATGCTATTATAGAGCTTTGCCGTGGCTCTAATGGAATTGAGTTTGCAAAGTATGTGCTCAAGTATGCTCCGAATATGCTGAGAATGGTTGTGATTTGTTTGCCCGTAGATCTGAAGGAAGTTACAACAAAATTAAAGAAAATCAGGAGGATTTCAAATGCTGCACTTGTCATTCAGAAAAAGTAA